The Oryzias latipes chromosome 16, ASM223467v1 genome includes a region encoding these proteins:
- the LOC101171064 gene encoding growth/differentiation factor 6-A, with protein MEASRFVMVCLGLVIVFLGNIPCFQSAAIITPSAQKRNREARISHQDGQRSSKFFRDIFPSSHPIAGHPKEDPKDVIVPHEYMLSIYRTYSSAEKLGLNSSFFRSSKSANTITSFVDRGTDNLLHSPLRRQKYLFDVSTLSEKEELVGAELRIFRRAPGGLQTSLQKTGLYNIQLYPCGSNRLLASRSLDPLDSIKSGWEVLDVWEMFKGHPPRQQHHQHQQGSQLCFQLRVTLSKSDTEVDLRQLGLDRSSRSQQEKAILVAYSRSKKRENLFNEMKEKIKSQRTVDEKEGKAAEEGGGFLPKRRVRGEGPRRRRRTALTNRHGKRHGKKSKSRCSKKALLVNFKELGWDDWIIAPLDYEAYHCEGVCDFPLRSHLEPTNHAIIQTLMNSMDPSSTPPSCCVPTKLSPISILYIDSGNNVVYKQYEDMVVEQCGCR; from the exons ATGGAGGCATCTCGATTCGTTATGGTATGCCTGGGCCTCGTTATTGTTTTCCTTGGGAATATACCGTGTTTCCAGTCTGCTGCCATCATCACCCCTTCTGCACAGAAGAGGAACAGGGAAGCCAGGATCTCTCATCAAGACGGACAAAGGTCATCCAAATTCTTCAGAGACATCTTCCCGTCTTCTCACCCTATCGCTGGACATCCCAAAGAAGACCCAAAGGACGTTATTGTTCCGCATGAATACATGCTCTCCATTTACAGGACATACTCGTCTGCAGAGAAACTTGGACTAAACTCGAGCTTTTTCCGTTCATCCAAATCCGCAAACACCATAACAAGTTTCGTGGACAGAGGAACAG ACAATCTTTTGCACTCTCCTCTGCGAAGACAAAAGTATCTGTTTGATGTCTCAACCCTTTCAGAGAAAGAGGAGCTGGTCGGGGCAGAATTAAGGATATTTAGGAGAGCGCCGGGTGGTTTGCAAACTTCCCTGCAGAAGACGGGTCTATACAACATCCAGCTCTACCCCTGTGGCTCCAACCGGCTGCTGGCCTCTAGGTCTCTGGACCCACTGGACTCCATCAAATCTGGCTGGGAAGTTCTGGACGTTTGGGAGATGTTTAAAGGGCATCCTCCTCGACAGCAACATCATCAGCACCAGCAGGGTAGCCAGCTCTGCTTCCAGCTCAGGGTCACGCTCAGTAAATCCGACACTGAAGTGGACCTGCGGCAGCTGGGGCTGGACAGGAGCAGTCGCAGTCAGCAGGAGAAGGCCATCCTGGTGGCTTACAGTCGCTCCAAGAAGAGGGAAAACCTCTTCAATGAGATGAAGGAAAAGATCAAGTCGCAGAGGACTGTTGATGAGAAAGAGGGGAAAGCtgcagaggagggaggggggtttcTGCCAAAAAGGAGGGTCAGAGGAGAGGGTCCCCGGCGGCGGAGGAGGACCGCGCTCACCAACCGCCACGGGAAAAGGCACGGGAAGAAATCTAAGAGCAGGTGCAGCAAAAAGGCCCTGCTGGTGAACTTCAAAGAGCTGGGCTGGGACGACTGGATCATCGCACCCCTGGATTACGAGGCCTACCACTGCGAGGGGGTGTGTGACTTCCCCCTGAGGTCGCACCTGGAGCCGACCAACCACGCCATCATACAGACACTCATGAACTCCATGGACCCCAGCAGCACCCCGCCCAGCTGCTGCGTCCCCACCAAGCTCAGCCCCATCAGTATTCTCTACATAGACTCGGGCAACAACGTGGTATACAAACAGTACGAGGACATGGTGGTGGAGCAATGCGGGTGCAGGTAG